A region from the Arachis ipaensis cultivar K30076 chromosome B01, Araip1.1, whole genome shotgun sequence genome encodes:
- the LOC107635662 gene encoding GPI ethanolamine phosphate transferase 3 isoform X2 produces the protein MKEREIEGAARRRKITGKWGYTWHLWVTLLLHIAAIVLFTRGFLLTRTELPYYSNSSDVSESQCLYSSSHNNTTTSSWTKPAVNRLIIIVLDALRFDFVAPSTFFPESKHWMDKLKVLKEVVSKSPTSAKIFKAIADPPTTSLQRLKGLTTGGLPTFVDVGNSFGAPAIVEDNFLNQLVQSGKKVVMMGDDTWTQLFPHHFERSYPYPSFNVKDLDTVDNGCIEHLFPSLYEDDWDVLISHFLGVDHAGHIFGVDSTQMTEKLEQYNSILEKVIEVLEKESGPGRLHENTLLVVMGDHGQTLNGDHGGGGAEEVETAIFAMSVKKPPSSVPVEYDTSSCQLDLDGKNVCVSSMQQLDFAVTMSALLGIPFPYGSIGQVNPELYALGAGSWNLDVSQQLSESDIWIQNYANILCINSWQVKRYIDAYSASSAVGFSSDDLSRVASVYAQAENHWLHSTKKLRLDKRDIDALVPALKKQIESYFNFLRTVAELARSKWTEFDLRMMGAGIAIMSISLIFQVLAILRANSQDGATLASSGYAWFFSASAFAFFLLGMRAVSFLSNSFILEEGKVANFLLSTSGIVALRKSVVKGKLLKESVGFLLLSTFCRFGIEIGLSKQASTSAFMKEYTSWILNIASGLAVWNHAAEVVPILVLIILAFWLYKATSDIFFGWPRKIVVVCTILSYMLIIVHWITENNRYILAFMPESIGRIYIPRIVYAILLGQLLLLVFAQLFRGNSSDCKTNLVVKTTAMLSAWSSTVILLSGKQGPMVAFASIVGGYCIMRLCDIEDDAKNGPQRRLSIGPFPVMQWNLFATCLFFCSGHWCAFDGLHYGAAFIGFEEFMLVPQAIILTLDTYGFSIILPVFGLPFLVAMKYKADLGKHVLFTQLSQVWGLFAPKFVFDVFGLLLTDVLICLASLYYFDQGKDAHNHN, from the exons atgaaagagagagagatagagggaGCGGCACGGCGGAGGAAGATCACCGGGAAATGGGGATACACCTGGCATCTGTGGGTGACGCTGCTGCTCCACATCGCCGCCATTGTTCTATTCACGAGAGGCTTTCTACTCACGAGAACAGAGCTTCCCTATTACAGCAACTCCTCTGACGTGTCCGAATCACAGTGCCTCTATTCTTCCTCTCACAACAACACCACCACTTCCTCTTGGACCAAACCCGCCGTTAACCGCCTCATCATCATCGTTCTCGACGCCCTCAG GTTTGATTTCGTTGCTCCTAGTACCTTCTTTCCAG AGTCGAAGCACTGGATGGATAAGTTGAAAGTTTTGAAGGAAGTGGTATCTAAAAGTCCAACTTCAGCTAAGATTTTCAAGGCCATTGCTGATCCTCCTACCACCAGTTTGCAGCGCTTAAAG GGCTTGACGACTGGTGGGCTTCCTACTTTTGTAGATGTTGGTAATAGTTTCGGCGCACCGGCCATTGTTGAAGATAACTTTTTAAATCAG TTGGTTCAAAGTGGGAAGAAAGTTGTTATGATGGGAGATGATACATGGACACAGTTGTTTCCACATCATTTTGAAAGATCATACCCATACCCTTCTTTTAATGTCAAAGATCTTGATACC GTTGACAATGGATGCATTGAACACTTATTTCCATCCCTGTATGAAGATGATTGGGACGTCCTCATTTCACATTTTCTTGGAGTG GATCATGCTGGACATATATTTGGTGTTGACTCCACTCAAATGACAGAAAAGTTGGAGCAATACAATAGCATTTTAGAA AAAGTTATTGAAGTGCTGGAGAAGGAGTCTGGACCTGGGAGATTACATGAGAATACTCTGCTGGTGGTAATGGGTGACCATGGACAAACTTTAAATGGTGATCATGGTGGTGGAGGTGCTGAAGAG GTGGAAACTGCAATTTTTGCTATGAGTGTTAAGAAACCTCCTTCTTCTGTACCAGTTGAATATGACACCTCTTCTTGTCAACTAGATCTG GATGGGAAGAATGTCTGCGTCAGCTCTATGCAACAG CTTGACTTCGCAGTAACAATGTCAGCATTGCTTGGCATACCTTTCCCTTATGGAAG CATAGGTCAAGTCAATCCCGAACTATATGCTTTAGGAGCAGGTAGTTGGAACTTGGATGTGTCGCAACAGTTATCAGAATCAGATATCTGGATACAGAATTATGCTAATATACTGTGCATAAATTCTTGGCAG GTGAAGAGATATATAGATGCTTACTCAGCTTCTTCAGCTGTTGGCTTTTCCAGTGATGACTTATCCCGAGTAGCAAGTGTTTATGCTCAGGCAGAGAATCATTGGTTGCATTCAACCAAAAAGCTGCGGCTTGATAAAAGGGACATTGATGCATTAGTGCCTGCACTTAAGAAGCAAATTGAGTCATACTTCAATTTTCTAAGAACAGTTGCTGAGTTAGCTCGGTCAAAATGGACCGAGTTTGATTTACGTATGATGGGAGCTGGTATTGCAATAATGTCAATATCACTTATATTTCAAGTTCTTGCCATCTTGAGGGCGAACAGTCAAGATGGTGCAACACTTGCATCATCTGGATATGCTTGGTTTTTCTCTGCCTCGGCTTTTGCATTCTTTTTACTGGGAATGCGCGCAGTCAGTTTCCTTTCAAACAGTTTCATTT TGGAGGAAGGTAAAGTGGCAAATTTTCTTTTGAGCACATCTGGGATCGTTGCATTACGCAAATCTGTTGTCAAGGGGAAACTGCTAAAAGAA AGTGTTGGTTTCCTTCTCTTGAGCACCTTTTGCCGATTTGGAATAGAAATTGGGCTGTCCAAGCAGGCTTCTACTTCTGCTTTCATGAAAGAGTACActtcatggattctcaatattgcCTCTGGTTTAGCTGTATGGAACCATGCAGCTGAAGTTGTACCAATTCTAGTGCTGATTATTTTAGCATTCTGGCTATACAAGGCCACCAGTGACATCTTCTTTGGTTGGCCGAGGAAGATTGTTGTTGTGTGTACTATCTTGAGTTATATGCTGATCATAGTGCATTGGATCACTGAAAATAATAGATATATATTAGCATTTATGCCTGAAAGCATTGGAAGAATTTATATTCCAAGAATCGTATATGCTATTCTTCTGGGACAACTGTTATTATTAGTATTTGCTCAACTATTTAGGGGCAACTCTTCAGATTGCAAGACAAATTTGGTTGTAAAAACGACAGCAATGCTATCTGCATGGAGTTCAACTGTCATTCTTCTTTCTGGAAAACAAGGTCCTATGGTTGCTTTTGCGTCCATAGTTGGAG GTTATTGCATTATGAGGTTGTGTGATATAGAGGATGATGCAAAGAATGGACCTCAGAGACGTCTTTCAATTGGTCCTTTTCCTGTGATGCAATGGAACCTCTTTGCCACGTGTCTCTTTTTCTGCAGTGGTCACTG GTGTGCTTTTGATGGTCTCCACTATGGTGCTGCATTTATAGG GTTTGAAGAATTTATGCTTGTCCCCCAAGCAATCATTCTTACACTTGACACCTATGGCTTTTCTATCATCCTTCCAGTATTTGGACTTCCGTTTCTTGTAGCAATGAAGTATAAGGCTGATCTAGGGAAACATGTTCTTTTCACACAGTTATCTCAG GTTTGGGGTTTGTTTGCCCCAAAGTTTGTTTTCGATGTGTTTGGTCTTCTCCTTACAGATGTCTTGATTTGTTTGGCCTCACTTTACTATTTTGATCAAGGAAAGGATGCCCACAATCACAATTGA
- the LOC107635662 gene encoding GPI ethanolamine phosphate transferase 3 isoform X1 — protein MKEREIEGAARRRKITGKWGYTWHLWVTLLLHIAAIVLFTRGFLLTRTELPYYSNSSDVSESQCLYSSSHNNTTTSSWTKPAVNRLIIIVLDALRFDFVAPSTFFPESKHWMDKLKVLKEVVSKSPTSAKIFKAIADPPTTSLQRLKGLTTGGLPTFVDVGNSFGAPAIVEDNFLNQLVQSGKKVVMMGDDTWTQLFPHHFERSYPYPSFNVKDLDTVDNGCIEHLFPSLYEDDWDVLISHFLGVDHAGHIFGVDSTQMTEKLEQYNSILEKVIEVLEKESGPGRLHENTLLVVMGDHGQTLNGDHGGGGAEEVETAIFAMSVKKPPSSVPVEYDTSSCQLDLDGKNVCVSSMQQLDFAVTMSALLGIPFPYGSIGQVNPELYALGAGSWNLDVSQQLSESDIWIQNYANILCINSWQVKRYIDAYSASSAVGFSSDDLSRVASVYAQAENHWLHSTKKLRLDKRDIDALVPALKKQIESYFNFLRTVAELARSKWTEFDLRMMGAGIAIMSISLIFQVLAILRANSQDGATLASSGYAWFFSASAFAFFLLGMRAVSFLSNSFILEEGKVANFLLSTSGIVALRKSVVKGKLLKESVGFLLLSTFCRFGIEIGLSKQASTSAFMKEYTSWILNIASGLAVWNHAAEVVPILVLIILAFWLYKATSDIFFGWPRKIVVVCTILSYMLIIVHWITENNRYILAFMPESIGRIYIPRIVYAILLGQLLLLVFAQLFRGNSSDCKTNLVVKTTAMLSAWSSTVILLSGKQGPMVAFASIVGGYCIMRLCDIEDDAKNGPQRRLSIGPFPVMQWNLFATCLFFCSGHWCAFDGLHYGAAFIGFEEFMLVPQAIILTLDTYGFSIILPVFGLPFLVAMKYKADLGKHVLFTQLSQMYTTYGLITAIMTTFTIYCVTMHRRHLMVWGLFAPKFVFDVFGLLLTDVLICLASLYYFDQGKDAHNHN, from the exons atgaaagagagagagatagagggaGCGGCACGGCGGAGGAAGATCACCGGGAAATGGGGATACACCTGGCATCTGTGGGTGACGCTGCTGCTCCACATCGCCGCCATTGTTCTATTCACGAGAGGCTTTCTACTCACGAGAACAGAGCTTCCCTATTACAGCAACTCCTCTGACGTGTCCGAATCACAGTGCCTCTATTCTTCCTCTCACAACAACACCACCACTTCCTCTTGGACCAAACCCGCCGTTAACCGCCTCATCATCATCGTTCTCGACGCCCTCAG GTTTGATTTCGTTGCTCCTAGTACCTTCTTTCCAG AGTCGAAGCACTGGATGGATAAGTTGAAAGTTTTGAAGGAAGTGGTATCTAAAAGTCCAACTTCAGCTAAGATTTTCAAGGCCATTGCTGATCCTCCTACCACCAGTTTGCAGCGCTTAAAG GGCTTGACGACTGGTGGGCTTCCTACTTTTGTAGATGTTGGTAATAGTTTCGGCGCACCGGCCATTGTTGAAGATAACTTTTTAAATCAG TTGGTTCAAAGTGGGAAGAAAGTTGTTATGATGGGAGATGATACATGGACACAGTTGTTTCCACATCATTTTGAAAGATCATACCCATACCCTTCTTTTAATGTCAAAGATCTTGATACC GTTGACAATGGATGCATTGAACACTTATTTCCATCCCTGTATGAAGATGATTGGGACGTCCTCATTTCACATTTTCTTGGAGTG GATCATGCTGGACATATATTTGGTGTTGACTCCACTCAAATGACAGAAAAGTTGGAGCAATACAATAGCATTTTAGAA AAAGTTATTGAAGTGCTGGAGAAGGAGTCTGGACCTGGGAGATTACATGAGAATACTCTGCTGGTGGTAATGGGTGACCATGGACAAACTTTAAATGGTGATCATGGTGGTGGAGGTGCTGAAGAG GTGGAAACTGCAATTTTTGCTATGAGTGTTAAGAAACCTCCTTCTTCTGTACCAGTTGAATATGACACCTCTTCTTGTCAACTAGATCTG GATGGGAAGAATGTCTGCGTCAGCTCTATGCAACAG CTTGACTTCGCAGTAACAATGTCAGCATTGCTTGGCATACCTTTCCCTTATGGAAG CATAGGTCAAGTCAATCCCGAACTATATGCTTTAGGAGCAGGTAGTTGGAACTTGGATGTGTCGCAACAGTTATCAGAATCAGATATCTGGATACAGAATTATGCTAATATACTGTGCATAAATTCTTGGCAG GTGAAGAGATATATAGATGCTTACTCAGCTTCTTCAGCTGTTGGCTTTTCCAGTGATGACTTATCCCGAGTAGCAAGTGTTTATGCTCAGGCAGAGAATCATTGGTTGCATTCAACCAAAAAGCTGCGGCTTGATAAAAGGGACATTGATGCATTAGTGCCTGCACTTAAGAAGCAAATTGAGTCATACTTCAATTTTCTAAGAACAGTTGCTGAGTTAGCTCGGTCAAAATGGACCGAGTTTGATTTACGTATGATGGGAGCTGGTATTGCAATAATGTCAATATCACTTATATTTCAAGTTCTTGCCATCTTGAGGGCGAACAGTCAAGATGGTGCAACACTTGCATCATCTGGATATGCTTGGTTTTTCTCTGCCTCGGCTTTTGCATTCTTTTTACTGGGAATGCGCGCAGTCAGTTTCCTTTCAAACAGTTTCATTT TGGAGGAAGGTAAAGTGGCAAATTTTCTTTTGAGCACATCTGGGATCGTTGCATTACGCAAATCTGTTGTCAAGGGGAAACTGCTAAAAGAA AGTGTTGGTTTCCTTCTCTTGAGCACCTTTTGCCGATTTGGAATAGAAATTGGGCTGTCCAAGCAGGCTTCTACTTCTGCTTTCATGAAAGAGTACActtcatggattctcaatattgcCTCTGGTTTAGCTGTATGGAACCATGCAGCTGAAGTTGTACCAATTCTAGTGCTGATTATTTTAGCATTCTGGCTATACAAGGCCACCAGTGACATCTTCTTTGGTTGGCCGAGGAAGATTGTTGTTGTGTGTACTATCTTGAGTTATATGCTGATCATAGTGCATTGGATCACTGAAAATAATAGATATATATTAGCATTTATGCCTGAAAGCATTGGAAGAATTTATATTCCAAGAATCGTATATGCTATTCTTCTGGGACAACTGTTATTATTAGTATTTGCTCAACTATTTAGGGGCAACTCTTCAGATTGCAAGACAAATTTGGTTGTAAAAACGACAGCAATGCTATCTGCATGGAGTTCAACTGTCATTCTTCTTTCTGGAAAACAAGGTCCTATGGTTGCTTTTGCGTCCATAGTTGGAG GTTATTGCATTATGAGGTTGTGTGATATAGAGGATGATGCAAAGAATGGACCTCAGAGACGTCTTTCAATTGGTCCTTTTCCTGTGATGCAATGGAACCTCTTTGCCACGTGTCTCTTTTTCTGCAGTGGTCACTG GTGTGCTTTTGATGGTCTCCACTATGGTGCTGCATTTATAGG GTTTGAAGAATTTATGCTTGTCCCCCAAGCAATCATTCTTACACTTGACACCTATGGCTTTTCTATCATCCTTCCAGTATTTGGACTTCCGTTTCTTGTAGCAATGAAGTATAAGGCTGATCTAGGGAAACATGTTCTTTTCACACAGTTATCTCAG atgTATACAACATATGGGCTCATAACAGCAATTATGACGACATTTACCATATATTGTGTCACAATGCATAGGCGGCACCTGATG GTTTGGGGTTTGTTTGCCCCAAAGTTTGTTTTCGATGTGTTTGGTCTTCTCCTTACAGATGTCTTGATTTGTTTGGCCTCACTTTACTATTTTGATCAAGGAAAGGATGCCCACAATCACAATTGA
- the LOC107635662 gene encoding GPI ethanolamine phosphate transferase 3 isoform X3 has translation MDKLKVLKEVVSKSPTSAKIFKAIADPPTTSLQRLKGLTTGGLPTFVDVGNSFGAPAIVEDNFLNQLVQSGKKVVMMGDDTWTQLFPHHFERSYPYPSFNVKDLDTVDNGCIEHLFPSLYEDDWDVLISHFLGVDHAGHIFGVDSTQMTEKLEQYNSILEKVIEVLEKESGPGRLHENTLLVVMGDHGQTLNGDHGGGGAEEVETAIFAMSVKKPPSSVPVEYDTSSCQLDLDGKNVCVSSMQQLDFAVTMSALLGIPFPYGSIGQVNPELYALGAGSWNLDVSQQLSESDIWIQNYANILCINSWQVKRYIDAYSASSAVGFSSDDLSRVASVYAQAENHWLHSTKKLRLDKRDIDALVPALKKQIESYFNFLRTVAELARSKWTEFDLRMMGAGIAIMSISLIFQVLAILRANSQDGATLASSGYAWFFSASAFAFFLLGMRAVSFLSNSFILEEGKVANFLLSTSGIVALRKSVVKGKLLKESVGFLLLSTFCRFGIEIGLSKQASTSAFMKEYTSWILNIASGLAVWNHAAEVVPILVLIILAFWLYKATSDIFFGWPRKIVVVCTILSYMLIIVHWITENNRYILAFMPESIGRIYIPRIVYAILLGQLLLLVFAQLFRGNSSDCKTNLVVKTTAMLSAWSSTVILLSGKQGPMVAFASIVGGYCIMRLCDIEDDAKNGPQRRLSIGPFPVMQWNLFATCLFFCSGHWCAFDGLHYGAAFIGFEEFMLVPQAIILTLDTYGFSIILPVFGLPFLVAMKYKADLGKHVLFTQLSQMYTTYGLITAIMTTFTIYCVTMHRRHLMVWGLFAPKFVFDVFGLLLTDVLICLASLYYFDQGKDAHNHN, from the exons ATGGATAAGTTGAAAGTTTTGAAGGAAGTGGTATCTAAAAGTCCAACTTCAGCTAAGATTTTCAAGGCCATTGCTGATCCTCCTACCACCAGTTTGCAGCGCTTAAAG GGCTTGACGACTGGTGGGCTTCCTACTTTTGTAGATGTTGGTAATAGTTTCGGCGCACCGGCCATTGTTGAAGATAACTTTTTAAATCAG TTGGTTCAAAGTGGGAAGAAAGTTGTTATGATGGGAGATGATACATGGACACAGTTGTTTCCACATCATTTTGAAAGATCATACCCATACCCTTCTTTTAATGTCAAAGATCTTGATACC GTTGACAATGGATGCATTGAACACTTATTTCCATCCCTGTATGAAGATGATTGGGACGTCCTCATTTCACATTTTCTTGGAGTG GATCATGCTGGACATATATTTGGTGTTGACTCCACTCAAATGACAGAAAAGTTGGAGCAATACAATAGCATTTTAGAA AAAGTTATTGAAGTGCTGGAGAAGGAGTCTGGACCTGGGAGATTACATGAGAATACTCTGCTGGTGGTAATGGGTGACCATGGACAAACTTTAAATGGTGATCATGGTGGTGGAGGTGCTGAAGAG GTGGAAACTGCAATTTTTGCTATGAGTGTTAAGAAACCTCCTTCTTCTGTACCAGTTGAATATGACACCTCTTCTTGTCAACTAGATCTG GATGGGAAGAATGTCTGCGTCAGCTCTATGCAACAG CTTGACTTCGCAGTAACAATGTCAGCATTGCTTGGCATACCTTTCCCTTATGGAAG CATAGGTCAAGTCAATCCCGAACTATATGCTTTAGGAGCAGGTAGTTGGAACTTGGATGTGTCGCAACAGTTATCAGAATCAGATATCTGGATACAGAATTATGCTAATATACTGTGCATAAATTCTTGGCAG GTGAAGAGATATATAGATGCTTACTCAGCTTCTTCAGCTGTTGGCTTTTCCAGTGATGACTTATCCCGAGTAGCAAGTGTTTATGCTCAGGCAGAGAATCATTGGTTGCATTCAACCAAAAAGCTGCGGCTTGATAAAAGGGACATTGATGCATTAGTGCCTGCACTTAAGAAGCAAATTGAGTCATACTTCAATTTTCTAAGAACAGTTGCTGAGTTAGCTCGGTCAAAATGGACCGAGTTTGATTTACGTATGATGGGAGCTGGTATTGCAATAATGTCAATATCACTTATATTTCAAGTTCTTGCCATCTTGAGGGCGAACAGTCAAGATGGTGCAACACTTGCATCATCTGGATATGCTTGGTTTTTCTCTGCCTCGGCTTTTGCATTCTTTTTACTGGGAATGCGCGCAGTCAGTTTCCTTTCAAACAGTTTCATTT TGGAGGAAGGTAAAGTGGCAAATTTTCTTTTGAGCACATCTGGGATCGTTGCATTACGCAAATCTGTTGTCAAGGGGAAACTGCTAAAAGAA AGTGTTGGTTTCCTTCTCTTGAGCACCTTTTGCCGATTTGGAATAGAAATTGGGCTGTCCAAGCAGGCTTCTACTTCTGCTTTCATGAAAGAGTACActtcatggattctcaatattgcCTCTGGTTTAGCTGTATGGAACCATGCAGCTGAAGTTGTACCAATTCTAGTGCTGATTATTTTAGCATTCTGGCTATACAAGGCCACCAGTGACATCTTCTTTGGTTGGCCGAGGAAGATTGTTGTTGTGTGTACTATCTTGAGTTATATGCTGATCATAGTGCATTGGATCACTGAAAATAATAGATATATATTAGCATTTATGCCTGAAAGCATTGGAAGAATTTATATTCCAAGAATCGTATATGCTATTCTTCTGGGACAACTGTTATTATTAGTATTTGCTCAACTATTTAGGGGCAACTCTTCAGATTGCAAGACAAATTTGGTTGTAAAAACGACAGCAATGCTATCTGCATGGAGTTCAACTGTCATTCTTCTTTCTGGAAAACAAGGTCCTATGGTTGCTTTTGCGTCCATAGTTGGAG GTTATTGCATTATGAGGTTGTGTGATATAGAGGATGATGCAAAGAATGGACCTCAGAGACGTCTTTCAATTGGTCCTTTTCCTGTGATGCAATGGAACCTCTTTGCCACGTGTCTCTTTTTCTGCAGTGGTCACTG GTGTGCTTTTGATGGTCTCCACTATGGTGCTGCATTTATAGG GTTTGAAGAATTTATGCTTGTCCCCCAAGCAATCATTCTTACACTTGACACCTATGGCTTTTCTATCATCCTTCCAGTATTTGGACTTCCGTTTCTTGTAGCAATGAAGTATAAGGCTGATCTAGGGAAACATGTTCTTTTCACACAGTTATCTCAG atgTATACAACATATGGGCTCATAACAGCAATTATGACGACATTTACCATATATTGTGTCACAATGCATAGGCGGCACCTGATG GTTTGGGGTTTGTTTGCCCCAAAGTTTGTTTTCGATGTGTTTGGTCTTCTCCTTACAGATGTCTTGATTTGTTTGGCCTCACTTTACTATTTTGATCAAGGAAAGGATGCCCACAATCACAATTGA